TGCCGACCAGGAGGGAGGCGGTAAGCCCCAGCCAGTCGGCCAGGGCGCCCCACAGTGGTGCCGTCAGGGCCTGCCCGCCCTGGAAGACCAGGAGGTAGACGCCGAGTCCGCGGGCCCTGACCCAGCCCGGAAGCCGTGTCTGCACGGCCGCGTTGAGGGTGGACAGGACGCCGATCCAGGCGAGACCGGCGGGCAGCAGCACGGCCGCCACCAGCCACGGAATCCGGACCGTTGCCAGCACCGCCAGGACGCAGGCGAAGACCAAGGCGCCGGTGCCGAGAGTGCCGTTGGCACCGAGGATGCGACGCAGGCGCGCCAACACGAAGGCGCCCGCCACGGCGCCCACGCCGACCGCGCCCAGCAGCAGCCCGTATCCGTCCGAGCCGAGTCCGAGGGAGCGGCTCGCGATCACCGGGAGCAGTGACCACAGAGCGGCAGCGCCGGGAATGAACAGGGCCGTGCGCAGGAGGACTCGGCGGACGCCCGGCGCGTGCCACACATAGCGGCGACCGGCGTACAGCGCGGCCAGCAGCTTCTCGTCCCCGGCGGCAGGAGAGACCGTCGCGGGTCGTCGCCACGCCATGAGGACGGCCGCGATGCCGAGGTAGGAGGCGGCGTTGAATGCGAAGACCCACCCCGCGCCTGCCGCCGCAACCACCACGCCACCGAGTGCAGGTCCGAGGGCGCGGGCCAGGTTCATGTTCACGGCGCCGAGCGCGGCCGCCTCAGGGAGCCGACGGCGTTCCACCAGCTCCGGCTGGATCGCCTGCCAGGCCGGGCCCATCAGCGCGGTGCCGCAGCCCAGTAGGAAGGTGAGCGCGAGCAGCGGAACCGGAGTGAGGGCGTCCATGAAGGCCAGCGCCGTCAGCACACAGGAGACTGCGAGCATGGCGAACTGTGCGGCCAGCAGCACCGCACGACGGTCGAACCGGTCGGCGATCACACCGGAGGGCAGGGCCAGCAGCACGATGGGAAGACTGGAGGCCGTCTGAACGAGCGTCACCAGAGCCGCGTTGTCCCCGATCAGCAGCCACTGGGCTCCCACCGTCTGCATCCAGCTGCCGATGTTGGAGACCAGTTGGGCGATCCACAGCGCCCGGAAGACGCGCGCCGCGAGCGGTGCCCAGGGCGAATCCGGCTCTGAGGGCTCTGGTGGTGATGGTGCGACGCTCATGCGGGTCCATGCCTGTACAGGGTGTGGATGCGAGTGCTCGGGCGAGGTCGAGTGTGCCGGGCGGTTGCAGTCGGCCTTTTGATCGTAGGAACCGCTGAGCCAAGGCTGTTGACTGAGAGTGCATCGGTTGTGGTCGCGTAGCGCAGTGGTCCGGGGTGGTTCTCCCCCCTCGCTCTTACGCTGCCGAAACGGGGTTCCAGCGGCAGCCCGGCACTCTTCAAGGACCGAGGGACGACGGTCGGCCGGTGGATCCAGCGCCGTCGGCTGGAGGAATGCATACGCGACCTGATGCTGCGTGCCCGCGAGAACCGGACTCTTCGCGAGCACCTGCGATGCCGCGGCATCGGCACGGTCATCCTTCAGCCGGCTCAGCGCCCCTGCCCGGTCTACTTCTCTCTTGATGCCTCAGGGTTGCGGCCGGGCCCAGGCCGCGTCGGCGGTCGAGAGGAGGTGGGTGGTCACGGAGGTGACCGCGAGGAGCAGCAGGGCGAGGCCCAGGATGAGGACGATGTGGCCGTGTCGGAGGAGTTCGGCGCCGATGAGGGCCCCGAGGAACATGGCCAGTACGGCAAGGATCCGGCGGCCGGGCCGCGGTGCCGTGCCGCCGGCCGGGGTGGAGTCCGCGGCCAGCCCGGTCAGGGTCAGGGTCAGCACGGTGGTGGTGAGGTCCGGGACGGCGAGGTGCCGGGCGACCGCGTTCTGCAGGCCCATGGCGAGCCCCAGGAACACGATCAGGGTGTACTGGACGCCGGTGGTGACCCGGCCGTCCGCCACCGCGACGACCGCCACCGCGACCGCGACCAGGACCGTCTGCACGGCCGTCGACGTCCTCAACAGGTACCCGCGGTGGGTGGCGAACCGGGTACCGAGCCTGCCCCCAGCCAGTGCGCCGACGAGGAACGCGGCCATCGAGACCACGGAGGCGAGCGCGGACAGGCCCTGGGCGCCCGCGAGCGCGAACCCCAGGAAGACCACGTTGCCGGTCATGTTGGCGACGAAGACATGGCCCAGGGCCAGATAGCTCACCGCGTCGACCAGGCCGGTGACGACGGTCAGGGTCAGCATGAGGGGAGGCAGGGGACCGTGACGGTCCTCTCGGGCCGGTTTGAGGGTGCGGACTGCGTCACTCAGCAGCCTGTGCATACGACTTCCTTTCCACCGCGGCGGGCGGCCGGTGCAGCACCGTGCGGGTGAGCAGTCCGCTTGCCGGGCCGATCACGATCGCTGCGAGGGCGATCCACACCGGCCACGGCGTGACTCCCAGGGCGTGGTCGAGGGACCACCGCCCGGGCCCGGTGAGGGCCAGTGCGGCGCAGACGACGACGAGGACCAAGGGGTACTCGTAGCCGTCGTTCTGCACCCACAGCCCCTTGGGCCACTTGACGGAGCCCGCGACCGTCATCACGCCCATCGCGGCCATGGCGGTCGGCGGCGTGAGCAGTCCTACGGTCAGGAACAGGCCGGCACCGATCTGACTGCCTCCTGCGGCGAGCGCGGTCAGACGACCGCCGCGGAAGCCGTCACGGCGGAACTCCTCGGTCCCGCCCGCCAATCCGTTGCCTCCGAGCCGAGAGCTCACCTTCTGCACCCCGTGCCCGGCGATGAGCAACCCCACCACCAGCCGGAGGACCAACAGTCCAGCGTCCATCGTGTTCCTGCCCGTTCCTGACTCACATCGTCACTGCGGGGTGAACCGGCGCGATCAGCCGGCGGCGTGAGCGCCGATGACGGCCTGCGCGTAGACCATCCCGAGGCCGTAGGCGCCGCCGTGCTCCTTGATCACGTCGCCCACGGCGGCGTACGTCTCGGTGCGGGCCCAGTCGCGCTGGAGCTCCAGGAGCACCTGCACCCAGGTCACCGGGATGGCACCGCCCTGGATCATGCGCTGGACGCCGTATTCGTGGGCCTGCGGGCTGACACCGCCGCACGCGTCGGTGACCACGTAGACCTCGTGGCCCTGGGCAAGGGCGGAGAGCGCGGGCAGCACGACGCAGACCTCGGTCCACAGGCCGGCGATGACGAGCTTCTTGCGGCCGGTCGCCTTGACCGCCTCGACGAAGGCGACGTCCTCCCAGGCGTTCATCGTGCTGCGGTCGATGATCTTCTGGTCGGGGAAGACCGCTGCCAGCCGCGGCATGATCTGGCCGGAGAACGACTCGGCGGCCACGGTGCTCAGGACGACGGGGACGTCGAACGCCTTGGCGGACTTGGCCAGACCCACGGTGGAGTTGATGATCGCGGTGCGGTCGCCGCTGCCGGTGCCGAAGTACATCTGCGGCTGGTGGTCCACAAACAGCACTGCGCAGTTGTCGGGGGTGAGCAGGTCGGGGCTGGGGGACGCGGTGACCTCGGCGATGTTGGCCATGAGTGTGAGCCCTTCTTGGTAAGGGGTGGCGCGGACTGCTGTCCGTGCCTAGGGGGAGAACCGTCCGGTGGACGGAGCTGGTGGTGTCCCGGAAGGGGTGGCGTAAGAGCCCGGCCCCTTCCGGGAGTTCAGAGGACGAAGCAGGGATCGAAGGGGGTGCTCACGTCGTCCGGGGCGAGGCCGCGCGCGATGCGCCACTGGCGGTGCTGCTCCGACTCGGCGATGGCCTGGCCGAGCAACTCCGCCTGGTGGGCGCCAGGAAGGGTGGCCCGACGGGACACCTGGTAGCCGCCGAAGTGCGCCACAGGGCTCCAGGCCGGGCTGACTGGGGGAATTTCCTCGTCGAGCCCCTCGTATTCGGCGGTGGCGTAGACGATCCGGCCGCCGGTCACCGTCAGCAGTGACTCGATGTGTGCGATGTCCGGCTCGGGCACGGCGAAGTAGTCCTCGGACAGGATCGCCAGGTCCGCGTAACATCCCCGCCGGAGCACGCCCTTGACCTCGTCCTCACCGGTCAGTGCGGCGCCGGCGCGCGTGAACATCGCCAGCGCCGTCTGCCGGTCGACGCGGTTCGTCGGCGGGCGGAGCGCCAGATCGCCGACAGTGCGGCCACTGACGAGCCAGTGCAGGGCGACCCAGGGGTTGTATGTGGAGACCCGGGTGGCATCGGTGCCGGCGCCCACGGTCAGACCGCGGTCCAGCATGGCCCGGATGGGCGGGGCGTCCGCGGCGGCACCGGGGCCGTAACGGCGTAGGAACGCCTCGCCCTGGAAGGACAGGCGGTTCTGCACGGACATCGCGCCGCCGAGGGCGGCGACGCGGTCGAGACTGTCCGGGGAGACGGTCTCCGCGTGATCGAACAGCCACCGATTGCCGGCCGGGAAGAGCCCTTCCGCAGCGAGCCTCTCGAACACCGCGAGATCGCGGCGGATGGTCTCGTCATACGTGGCGTGCAGCCGGAATCCCCAGCCGTTCTCCATGAGCAGGCGCACTGCCTTCTCGAACTCCACCTCGTAATCAGGTGCGTGTTCCGGCCGGGGCTGGGCGAAGTTCTCGAAATCCGCCGCCGCCCAGGTGAGGTTCTCGCCCGCGCCGTTGAGGCGCAGCCATTCGTCCCCGTCCTCGGGGCGGGCTATTTCGATCCAGCGGGCGAGGTCGTCGATCTCCTGACCCGCTGTCTGCGGGAAGAGGTGATAGGCGATACGCAGCGACAACTGTCCGGCCTTGGCCAGTTCGACGACGGTGCTGTAGTTGTCGGGGAAGTTCTGGAGGCCGCCGGCGGCGTCGATCGCCGAGGTCAGTCCGAATCTGTTCAACTCGCGCAGGAAGTGACGGGTCGAGGTCTTCCTGTCCTCGCCCTCCAGTACCGGTGCCTTGGCCAGGGTCGAGTAGAGGATGAGGGCGCTGGGAGCGGCCAGCAGCATGCCGGTCGGTTCCCCGTCCCGGCCCCGCGTGATCTGGCCGCCCTTGGGGTCGGGTGTGTCCCGGGTGTATCCGGCGGCCTTGAGGGCCGCCCGATTCAGCACCGCCGACTGGTACAGGTGCAGGACGAACACCGGGGTGTCCGGGGCGGCGGCGTTCAGTTCGGCGACGGTCGGCAGGCGGCGTTCGGCGAACTGCTCGGCCGACCACCCACCCACCACCCGCACCCACTGGCCCTTGGGGGTGCGAGCGGCCTGCTCACGCAGCATCGCCAGGCCCTGACGCAGGCTGCGCACGCCGTCCCAGCGCAGCTCCAGTACGTAGTTGAGGCCCCCGCGAATCACGTGCAGGTGGGCGTCGTTGAGGCCGGGGATCACCCTTCGCCCGAGCGCGTCGACCACCTTCGTGCCCGCGCCGATGTGCGGAGCCACGTCCTTGTCGTCACCGACGACCATGATGACGCCGTCGTGGATGGCGAGCGCCTCCGCATGCGGGCGGCCCGGGTCGCCGGTGTGGATCTTCGCGTTGCGGACGATGAGGTCCGCGGCATCGTCGATGGCATGCGGAATCAGCCCGCCGACGGGCATGGTTGACATCTCTTGAACCCTCTCCGGGAAAAACGACTCGATTCAAGTCATGGCCGTTGGCGGCGGACTTCGGCGATTCAGCCATGCTCGAACGCCCGTTTGCTCGAATCGAACCGAGTGAATTCCACCGACACTCGTCGTGCCCTGAGAACGAGGGCAGGCCCTCTGGGTGAGGGGCCGCGGTTGCATGGCCATCACCATAGACATGACCGACGTGCTCATCATGTCCCACCGTGTACAGGACTTGGTCCCACCGTGCACCGGCTCATCCGTCTTCCGAATGCCATTCGAGAGGCCCGAAGGAAACTGTGCACTGTGAGGACAGCAGCAGTGCGCCCGTGGACCATTGCCGCGCTCCCAGCGGTTTAGCGTGGCGAACAGCGGCTCCGGGACGTCTTTCGCGGGATCCAGGCCGTATTGCCGGAAGGTCCGGCGTCCCCATGACCAACTCAGGAGATTCACATGCCCGACACCGTCAAGCCGGTTCAGCCCTTGCTGGAGCCCGCGGCCGCCGCGTTCGCGGAGGCGACCGCCAATCCGCCGTACCTGTTCGACCTTGCCCCGGCGGAGGGTCGCAAGGCCGTCGACGAGGTGCAGTCCGGCGAGATCGAGAAGCCGCAGATCGACGAGGAGTGGATCACCGTCCCGGGCGGTCCGACGGGCAGCGTCCGGGCCCGCATCGTCAAGCCCGCGGGCACCGAGGGAACCCTGCCGGTGATCCTCTACATCCACGGCGCGGGGTGGGTGTTCGGCAACGCCCACACCCATGACCGCCTGGTGCGCGAACTCGCCGTCGGCGCGGGGGCGGCTGTGGTGTTCCCCGAGTACGACCTCTCCCCCGAGGCCCGCTACCCGGTCGCCATCGAGCAGAACTACGCCGTCGCCCGCTGGATCGTCACCGACGGCGCCGCCAAGGGCCTGGACAGTGCCCGGATCGCGGTCGCGGGCGACAGCGTCGGCGGCAACATGGCCGCCGCACTGACCCTGATGGCCAAGGAGCGCGGCGACGTTCCCCTGGTCCAGCAGGTGCTGTTCTATCCGGTCACCGACGCGAGCTTCGACACCGGCTCCTACCACCAGTTCGCCGAGGGCTACTTCCTGCGCCGCGACGGCATGCAGTGGTTCTGGGACCAGTACACGACCGATCCGGCCCAGCGCGCCGAGATCACCGCCAGCCCGCTGCGCGCCACCACCGAGCAGCTCGCCGGACTTCCCGCGGCGCTGGTCGTCACCGGCGAGGCCGACGTCCTGCGCGACGAGGGCGAGGCCTACGCCAACAAGCTCCGCCAGGCCGGCGTCCCGGTCACCGCCGTGCGCTTCCAGGGCATCATCCACGACTTCGTGATGCTCAACGCCCTGCGCGAGACCCATGCCGCAGCGACCGCCATCACGCTGGCCGTCGGCACCCTGCGCGCCGCCCTTCACACCGCCTGATTCGAAAATCCCCCGCTCCGTGACCGTTTCCGCTGTTCAGAGCACTCCGATGGGTTGGAGGTTGACTTGGTAGCCGAGTTGGTTGAGTTGGCTGATGAGCCGTCGGGTCGCTCTGGTCTTGCCGGTGCGTTCGAGGAAGTAGTCGCCGCCGAGGTCGGCGTACTCGGCATCGTTGGTGAACATGTGCCAGATGGCGACGAGGATGGAGTGCTCCAGAGCGACAAGGGCTCTCTTCTTGCCGCGGCGTCCGACCAGGCGCCGGTATCGGGAGGCGAGGTAGGTGTCCTTGGTGCGGGAGGCGGCGACGGCAGCCTGTCCGAGGGCGGCCTTGAGCCAGGGGTCGCCGTGCCGGGTCTTCCCGCTGCTGCTCTTGCCGGCCGATTCGTGGTTGCCGGGGCAGACGCCGGCCCAGGACGCCAGATCGCCGGCGGTGGGGAACCGCTCCATCTGGGCCCCGATCTCGGCCAGGATCACCTCGGCGGCGCGGGTGCCCACTCCGGGGATCGTGATCAGCAGGTCGATGCGGCGGCGAAAGGGCCGCACCTGCGCGTCGATCCGCTCGCTCAGCCGGTTCTCCATCGCCGTGCAGGCGTCGATCCGGTCGAGCATGGCCCGCAGCAAGAACGCGTGGTGGTCGGTGAAGTTGCCGGTCAGTGCCTCGACGAGGTCGGCGGTCTTGCGGCGCATGCTGCCCAGCGCCAGGTCCGCGAGCCGTCCGGGGTCACGTTCCCCGCCGATCAGGGCCTCCAGCATGGCCCGGGCCGACTTGCCCGTCAGGTCGGAGACCACGCTGGACAGCTTGATCCCGGAGTCCTCCAGCAGCTTCTCCGTCCGCTGGATCTCGCGGGTGCGCTCCCGGATGACCTCGGTGCGGTAGCGGGTCAGGTCCCGCAGCTGCCGGATCGGCTCCGGGGGCACGAAGCTGGCGCGGACCAGCCCGTACTCGACCAGCCGGGCAATCCACTCGGAGTCCTTCACGTCGGTCTTGCGGCCGGGCACCGACTTCATGTGCCGGGCGTTCAGCAGCCAGCACTCGATGTCGTGCTCCAGCAGGTAGAACACCGGCTTCCAGTACACGCCGGTGGCTTCCATGCCGACCACGGTCACGCCCTCGGCCAGCAGCCAGTCCCGCATCGCCAGCAGTCCGCTGGTGACCGCGGGGAAGGTGCGGACCTCGCTGCGGCGCCGCTTCCCGGTGCTGGGCGCCCTCACGCACACCTTCACGTCGACCTTGCTGATGTCGATCCCCGCACACCGTTCGTGGATCACGTCCATCGCCCCGGCACCTCCCTCCCTCGACAGCCGCGAGCGCGTGGCCGTCCAGCGGGGGTCCGCAGGCGTAAGAGTCTGATTCGCGTGCTCGGAGCAACATTTCCGGGTGCCTGTCGGTGGACCCCCAGCGTCCTACTGAACCGCGGGCTCGGAACGCGCCAAGGCGAAACGACGTCGGCCAGACGGCCACCAACCAGATTTTCACCCACTCAGGGTCTGCCCGTAAGGGCTTCGGACTACTGAACCCGAAGAGAGAACCCTGACATGACTACCTCCACCCCCACCGTCGTTCTCGTCCACGGCGCCTTCGCCGACGCGGCCAGCTGGTCCGGGGTCATCGCCGAGTTGCAGAACCACGGCATTCCCGTCGTGGCCCCGCCCAACCCGCTGCGCGGACTTGCCTCCGACGCCGCGTACGTCGCCTCCGTGGCCGCACAGATCGACGGCCCCGTCGTCCTGGTCGGCCACTCGTACGGCGGTGCGCTCATCACCGTGGCCGGCACCACCGAGAACGTCGTCGGTCTGGTCTACGTGGCTGCCTACGTCCTCGAAGAAGGCGAGAGCCTCGGTGAACTGCAGGGCCGGTTCCCCGACAGCCCGCTGGTCAGCAACCTGAAGCAGTGGACGTACCCCGTCGAGGGCGCGGATCCCGCGGTCGAGGTCACCATCACGCCCGAGGCCTTCCCGGACGTCTTCGCCGCCGACGTGCCCGCCGACGTCACCGAGGTCCTGGCGGTGGCGCAGCGTCCGCTGGCCGCCGCGGCATTCGAGGAGACGGCCTCCGCGGCCGCGTGGAAGACCAAGCCCTCCTGGGCCCTGGTGGCCGGCGCCGACCACGCGATCAACCCCGAGGTCGAGCGTTTCGGCGCCGAGCGGGCCGGGGCGACCGTCGTCGAGATCGAGGGTGCATCGCACGCGGTCGCGGTGTCCCAGCCGAAGCAGGTCGCTGACCTGATCCTGGACGCGGTACGCGCCACGAGCTGACCGGGCGGAACAGGCAGCCGCGTGGACGGCCTCCCCTGTAGTGCGGCGCGCGGCCGCTGTCGAGTCCTCCTGCGATGCACCGGTCGGGGGTCGCGCCGGACAGGCAGGCGACAACCGCATCCGGCCTAATGGCGCCCCACGAGCTGATCGACATGGGGGACGCGGCCGTGATCCGCACCGAACGCTTCGGCTGACCATGGCGGCGGCACCGATGCCCGGTAGTTCCTCCGCTCTCCCACGGCCGTCCATCGAGGCTGAGCGGCCCTCGGGCACACTGCCGGCGACAGCCGCGCACCGACGGCTCCGGTCGCGGTCCGTCCCCCGACAGACACCGGTCGCTGTACTCATCCAACTGGCCGCGCCCGCGTGGCGCCGTCACCACGACGTGGAGCGAGCTGCCCGGCAGCGCGCTCCCCGGGACATGACGGACCGTTTCACCGTTATGGCCGTGCCCGATCCCGTACCAGCACCGAAGCAGCATCGGCGCTCGGTGAGCCCACTCACACGACCCATGGCAGGACCACGGAAAGGACCTCCATCATGCGATTCCAAGGAACACGACTGCGCAAGTCCCGCGTACTGGCCGCCGCATGCGTACTGGCCGCCGCCGGGGTGCTGGTGCCGACAACCCAGGTGGTCGCGCAGGTCACCACCACCGCGGAAGACGGCGGCACCAAGCCGACGATCGTGCTCGTACACGGTGCGTGGGCGGACGCGTCGAGCTGGAACCCGGTGATCAGCCGCCTCCAGCACGACGGTTACACCGTCGACGCCCCGCCCAACCCGCTGCGCGGCGTCGACTACGACGCGCAGACCCTGAAGAACTACCTGGCCACCATTCAGGGTCCGGTCGTCCTGGTGGGCCACTCCTACGGTGGCATGGTCATCACCAACGCTGCCGTGGGCAATCCCAATGTCAAGGCATTGGTCTACGACGATGCCTACATCCCCGCCCAGGGCGAGACCGTATTCCAGATCAACGCCGCTCAGCCCGGTTCGTGCGTCACCGCCGACCCGTCGACGTTCCTCAACCTGGTGCAGTATCCCGGCTCACCTCAGGGCGACTACGACGCCTACCTCAAGGTCGCACCCAATGGCGCCTACCGGGGATTCGCCGACTGCTTCGCCAACGGTGTCCCCAGCGCCCAAGCCCGGCTCCTGGCGGCTGGCCAGCGCCCCTTCGCTGTCAGCGCTGGATCCGAACCCTCCGGTACGCCCGCCTGGAAGACCATCCCCTCGTGGGCCGTGGTCGGAACCGTCGACCACGTCATTCCCCCAGCTGAGCAGATGGCCATGGCCACCCGTGCGGGGGCTCACATCACCAAGGTCGACGCCGGTCACCTTTCCCTCATCACCCGGCCCGACGTGGTGACCGACGTCATCCTCGATGCCGCCCGATGATGCCGCGGGCGCGGGCGGCTTTTACGTCGTGGACTGCGCCGGGCAGCCGATGACGCCCAGATCACCCGGCCGAACGGATCGGAGATGACCTGCACGCTCATCCCTTCCTTTTTGTGCTTGCCCGAGTAGAAGGGCCGGTCGGCGGCGATGCGGTCAACCGGCAGCAGTGTGCCGTCCAGGATCACGAACGCCTTGGCCACTGCGACGGCCATGGTTCCTGGAGGGTTGGCGCGAGCGCGGCCAGGACCTCGACGACCTCGCTGACGTAGCGGTGGGCGGCCAGCCCCCGCCTCACCAGCCGCAAGGCGGAAGTGGACAGATCCAACCCGGACGGGCAGACAAACACGTGAAGCTCCTGGCGGAGAAGGTTGATCTTGGTCGACAACCCCTCTACCAGGAGCTTCGTCGTACCGCCACCCCCCCTACCCCGCAACGAGGTTGCGCCCGAACCGTGGCCCGTCCGCCCCTGTGATCTCTGCGCCTGCGGGCAAGGACTGGTGCACTGCGCGACAACTGGTGGCGTGGCGTCCGCCCTAGCGTTACTGAGATCCCCCTGCCGCGCACCAGCCATCCGGAAACGAGGAAGCACGCATGCCTTACATCACCGTGGGCCAAGGGAACTCCACCGCCATCGACCTCTACTACGAGGACCATGGAACCGGGCAGCCGGTCGTCCTCATCCACGGCTTCCCGCTCGACGGACACTCCTGGGAGCGGCAGAGTGCCGTGCTGCTGGACGCCGGCTACCGCGTGATCACTTACGACCGCCGCGGATTCGGGCAGTCCAGTCAGCCGACGACCGGGTACGACTACGACACCTTCGCGGCCGACCTGAACACCGTGATGGAGACCCTCGACCTGCGGGACGCAGTCCTGGTCGGGTTCTCCATGGGCACCGGTGAGGTTGCCCGGTACGTGTCCGCTTACGGCTCTGCCCGGGTCGCCAAGGTCGCCTTCCTGGCCTCGCTGGAGCCCTGCCTGCTCAAGACCGACGACAACCCGGACGGGGTCGCCCCGAAGGAGTTCTTCGACGGCGTCGTCGCAGCCGTCAAGGCGGACCGCTACGCGTACTACACCGACTTCTTCAAGGACTTCTACAACCTCGACGAGAACCTCGGCGCCAGGATCAGCGAAGAGGCCGTACGCAACAGCTGGACCGTCGCCGCGGGCGGGGGGTTCTTCGCGGCGGCTGCCGCGCCCTCGACCTGGTACACCGACTTTCGTGCTGACATCCCAGCCATCGATGTGCCAGCCCTGATCCTGCACGGTACGGCTGACCGGATCCTGCCCGCCGAGGGAACCGCGCGGCCGTTCCACAAAGCGCTCCCCTCCGCCGACTACATAGAGATCGAGGGCGCTCCGCACGGCCTGCTGTGGACCCACGCGGAGGAGGTCAACGCCGCGCTCCTCACCTTCCTGGGGAAGTGAACGCCCCCGGATCGTCGTCCTGTACCGCGCAGGGCCTGCGATCGCGAACGGCCCGTCCGGAGAACCGGTCGGGCCGTTCGCGTACCGCCTGCGGCGCAGCAGCAACCGCGGTCTACCCCCGTACGTGCTTGGCCGTCCGCTCGCTGGCGTGCGGCCGTTCGGCGGCCCGGCCGAGTCGTACGACCATGGTCGGCGTGTCGTCCAGCAGGTCGAGGTCTTGTTCCTGCAGGGCAATCACCAGTGCGGTCTGGGGCAGCGCCTGGGGCAGTGCGGCCAGGAGCGTCTCGGCGGTGGGGCGGTCCAGGCCGGCCACCGGCTCGTCGATCAGCAGGACCCGAGGACGCCTCAGTACGGCGCGTGCCGTGGCAAGGCGCCTTCTCTGCCCCTGGGACAGCAGGCGGCCGCCGGGGCCCACCGGTGTGTCGAGCGGCAGGGTCGACAGGCCGACCACTTCCAGTGCGGCCCGTAGTGCGGTGGTGTCGGCCGACGGTGCTGCCTGACGCAGATTGGCCGCGACGGTGTCGTTGGCCAGCCAGTCGTCGGCCTCCACGAGGGTGACTGTCTCGGCGACGGTGTGGGCCGGCAGGTCGTGCACAGGCGTGCCGTCGAGGAGGACCGAGCCGGTGGGAGCCGGTACGCGCCCGGCGAGTTGGCCGAGCAGTGTGGACTTCCCGCTGCCGTTGGGACCGGTGACCAGAACCAGGCCAGGACCTCCCAGGGTCATGGTGAGCCCCACCGGCGAGCCGATGAGCGGGAGGCCGGCCGTGTCGATGGAGTGAACGGCCGCCCGGCGTGGGCCCGCCGGGTGCGCCTCGGTGGCGAGTGCGGCCAGGCGCCCGGTTGCGTCCCTGGCCTGGGCCAGGTGCTGCAGCAGCCGGGGAAGTCTCTCCAGGAGCTCCCACCCGGCGGCAACGAGCAGCACCTCGCCGACCACGACGGCGATCGGCTGGGGCTGCGCAGCGCGCAGGGCGATGACCAATACCGCCGCTTGCCCCAGCGCGGCAAGCAGACGCAGCGCCAGCCGGCCGTGCCGCTCGCCGCGGGCCGCGGCCCACTCGGCGGCCTCGACCGCGGCCATGGCGCTCACCGCGGATCGTTGAGCCTGCGGCAGAGCGTCCAGGCACCGCAGTTCGTTGAAGGCCGCCCGGCTGCCGAGCAGCACAGTACGGAGTTCGGCTCTTGCCTCGGCGGCGTCGGCGAGGTGGTTTCGCGCTCGGTGGTGGGCGTGCCGGACACAGGCGAGGCCGACTGTCCAGACGACCAGTTCGGCCATCCCCAGGACCGGCATGGCCCACAGCAGCAGAGCATCGACCAGGCACGTGGTCGTGATCGCCGCCACCAATGGTGCGATGGCGTTCGCGGGCAGGCCCGCGACGGTCTCCACATCGGCGGTGAGCCGGGTGAGCAGCGTCCCGTCGCGTTGTCCGCGCAGCTCACGGGGGGTGAGGCGGGCAGCGCCGCGGGCCAGCCGAGCTCGCAAGGCCACCTGGGTGGCCAGCAGGGTCCGGTGGTTGGCGAGGCGTTCGAGGTAGCGCAGACCGGTGCGGGTCAGGGCCAGTGCCCGGACTGCGCCCGAGGGGTACATCCAGGACCAGGTGGTGTTGGCCTGGAGGGTGACCACGGCGCAGGTCGTCAGGAACCAGCCGGACACCCCCACCAGTGCGGCGCCGCTGAGCTCCGCTGCCGCGGCGAGCAGCGTGCCGGTGAGGAGGGCGCGGCGCGGAGCCGCTGTACGCAGCAGCCGCCAGGT
This genomic interval from Streptomyces sp. 846.5 contains the following:
- a CDS encoding MFS transporter translates to MSVAPSPPEPSEPDSPWAPLAARVFRALWIAQLVSNIGSWMQTVGAQWLLIGDNAALVTLVQTASSLPIVLLALPSGVIADRFDRRAVLLAAQFAMLAVSCVLTALAFMDALTPVPLLALTFLLGCGTALMGPAWQAIQPELVERRRLPEAAALGAVNMNLARALGPALGGVVVAAAGAGWVFAFNAASYLGIAAVLMAWRRPATVSPAAGDEKLLAALYAGRRYVWHAPGVRRVLLRTALFIPGAAALWSLLPVIASRSLGLGSDGYGLLLGAVGVGAVAGAFVLARLRRILGANGTLGTGALVFACVLAVLATVRIPWLVAAVLLPAGLAWIGVLSTLNAAVQTRLPGWVRARGLGVYLLVFQGGQALTAPLWGALADWLGLTASLLVGSVLMLVSAVSVRRWPLHDAAHIDPSPSDHWPVPPLVFVPGPADGPVLVSVAYRVAPENHAAFTQRMDQVARSRRRTGAFTWGLYQDGNDPEQFIENYLVASWSEHLAQHHSRLTGTDRRYEEQARRLLVPGTAPEVTHAFDAASGPVVPDTGDGSRQQLHR
- a CDS encoding YoaK family protein, with amino-acid sequence MHRLLSDAVRTLKPAREDRHGPLPPLMLTLTVVTGLVDAVSYLALGHVFVANMTGNVVFLGFALAGAQGLSALASVVSMAAFLVGALAGGRLGTRFATHRGYLLRTSTAVQTVLVAVAVAVVAVADGRVTTGVQYTLIVFLGLAMGLQNAVARHLAVPDLTTTVLTLTLTGLAADSTPAGGTAPRPGRRILAVLAMFLGALIGAELLRHGHIVLILGLALLLLAVTSVTTHLLSTADAAWARPQP
- a CDS encoding DoxX family protein codes for the protein MDAGLLVLRLVVGLLIAGHGVQKVSSRLGGNGLAGGTEEFRRDGFRGGRLTALAAGGSQIGAGLFLTVGLLTPPTAMAAMGVMTVAGSVKWPKGLWVQNDGYEYPLVLVVVCAALALTGPGRWSLDHALGVTPWPVWIALAAIVIGPASGLLTRTVLHRPPAAVERKSYAQAAE
- a CDS encoding hydrolase: MANIAEVTASPSPDLLTPDNCAVLFVDHQPQMYFGTGSGDRTAIINSTVGLAKSAKAFDVPVVLSTVAAESFSGQIMPRLAAVFPDQKIIDRSTMNAWEDVAFVEAVKATGRKKLVIAGLWTEVCVVLPALSALAQGHEVYVVTDACGGVSPQAHEYGVQRMIQGGAIPVTWVQVLLELQRDWARTETYAAVGDVIKEHGGAYGLGMVYAQAVIGAHAAG
- a CDS encoding amidohydrolase, with amino-acid sequence MSTMPVGGLIPHAIDDAADLIVRNAKIHTGDPGRPHAEALAIHDGVIMVVGDDKDVAPHIGAGTKVVDALGRRVIPGLNDAHLHVIRGGLNYVLELRWDGVRSLRQGLAMLREQAARTPKGQWVRVVGGWSAEQFAERRLPTVAELNAAAPDTPVFVLHLYQSAVLNRAALKAAGYTRDTPDPKGGQITRGRDGEPTGMLLAAPSALILYSTLAKAPVLEGEDRKTSTRHFLRELNRFGLTSAIDAAGGLQNFPDNYSTVVELAKAGQLSLRIAYHLFPQTAGQEIDDLARWIEIARPEDGDEWLRLNGAGENLTWAAADFENFAQPRPEHAPDYEVEFEKAVRLLMENGWGFRLHATYDETIRRDLAVFERLAAEGLFPAGNRWLFDHAETVSPDSLDRVAALGGAMSVQNRLSFQGEAFLRRYGPGAAADAPPIRAMLDRGLTVGAGTDATRVSTYNPWVALHWLVSGRTVGDLALRPPTNRVDRQTALAMFTRAGAALTGEDEVKGVLRRGCYADLAILSEDYFAVPEPDIAHIESLLTVTGGRIVYATAEYEGLDEEIPPVSPAWSPVAHFGGYQVSRRATLPGAHQAELLGQAIAESEQHRQWRIARGLAPDDVSTPFDPCFVL